AAGAAGGAAGGGCAGACCAGAAAAGGAAGACAAGGTTAGGCCAAAAATAAACACCattttaaatactactacttcaaatatttttctattttttatttttacagtATTGttaattttcttcttcattttctgACTTGCTACTACTATTTGGTGGGATTTTGCTGTTGCTGTTGCTGAACAGTTTATCTTGGTAAGAATTTCGATTAAATCTCACTGCATAATTTAAAGAAGTAGAAACATATGCTCAAAGATTTAGTTACAGGTGGGTATGATATGGAAGACAAAGCTGCAAGAGCTTATGATCTTGCTGCTCTAAAATACTGGGGGCCTTCCACCCACATCAATTTTGGGGTAAATcacattttcccattttttatTACCACATTTTTATCTGTTTCAAGAACTAAAGTTTTGATCTTTACATATATGCAGCTGGAGAACTACCATCAAGAACTTGAGGATATGAAGAACATGAGCCGACAAGAATATGTAGCCCACTTGAGAAGGTGAATGCTTGTTTCTTACCAAAATCTTGGAAATTGACACTTTGCTTGTCTGAAATCTTACtgtatatttatgtatttagGAAAAGCAGTGGATTTTCTAGAGGAGCTTCGATATACAGAGGAGTAACAAGGTTGATTTGAGTGATCTTGAGCTTGTTTTACATTTTTTAGTTGCAAAAAGGCTTAATCTTTGGTTTGTTTGTGTTGTGTTTAGGCATCATCAGCATGGGAGATGGCAGGCGAGGATTGGTCGGGTGGCCGGAAACAAGGATCTCTACCTTGGAACATTCAGTAAGATTTTGTGATACATCATCAATCATTCTTGAAATAATGAGAATTTTAGTGTTTGTGTTGAAATGTCATCTTGATTTATGTTGGCTTGTAGTAAAATGTCTTTGTTtggcactcttttctttttgagCAGTGAGTTGTGATTGCTTTTGGTAAGGCTGATTTCACACAGCAACTTTGACTGTACAGTGTTTTTTGGTGGGACTCCACTTTTGTTAAGGCTGTTTTTGGTTTTGATAGACAAAATGATAAAGAGGGGAAATGGAAAGGTCTTTTGTAATGTGACATTACTATTCTTGATTAGTAATTTTTGcagtaattttttttgaaattttgttcTTGTGCCTCTGTTTTCAGGCACGCAAGAGGAGGCCGCCGAGGCGTACGACATCGCGGCCATCAAGTTCCGGGGCGTGAATGCGGTCACCAACTTCGATATTTCCCGATACGACGTGGAGAAGATCATGACCAGCAACACTCTGCCAACAGGGGAGGTGGCACGTAGGACGAAGGAGGTGAGGTCCACCTCTGAGGTGGCGTCCATTGAGGAGTGCCACGCGGTCGAGGCGTGTGGTAGTGCTCAAGTTGGGCATATTTCCAATGGATGTGATTGGAAAATGGTGCTGCATAGTGATGCCCCGGTGGTGCAGGCACCACCAGGGCATCAGGGGAGCGTTGGTGTTGGCACGCTCGATGTGAAGACGTTGAATCTCGGGAGCTATCAGAGCCCTACGTTCTCCGTGGGCCTGCACGATTTGATGGGCGGTCTCAACTCGAGCCAGAGGGTGTCGAACGCCACGATGGCGCCCCACTTCTCGAACGCGTCGTCCTTGGTCACGAGCCTGAGCAGCTCGAGGGAGGCTAGCCCCGACAGGTACGGGGCCCCTAATAAGTTCGTGAGCCCCCCAGCCAACGTGGGCGCTTGGATCCCGACCGCTCAGATCAGGCCGGTGTCGCTTACCACGGCTCACATGCCGGTCTTTGCCGCGTGGAACGACGCCTGAAGGCAGCTTCTTCAGGCGTCGTCTCCGTGGTAGGGCTTTTCATGCCTTGTATGAAgtgggaaaaagaaaaaaaacaagacCCCCTAAGAAAAAGGGGTGAAGGGCAGGGcagattaaaaagaaaatgaagaaaaaaatggatTAAGCTTTTTTTGTGTAATGGTGGGAAGACATTGGAAATCATGGAGGGGACAAGGGTGGGATCCAGTTATCTATTTGTAACAAAGTGTTTGGAACTTTTTCCAAACTCAAAAAATGCTTTTTCTTCATATTGGGATCAAGATTTTGCAAATTGGAGGGAATCTTGTTAGGGCTCTCATGATTAAATTAACCTTTGTATTATTGAATCTGCtttagttatatatatatgataacATCTGTCACATTAATTCCCTTTCAAGTACAAGAAAAGAGAGGAAATGAGGCCAATAATGTAAAAGGGTGTGTTTCACTTTGACCAAAGCTATCAATGGTTTTATTTTCTCCCACTCAAAATGCATTACATAATCATAAGCATGCAACTTTTCCTTCTCTGAGCTTTCCCCAAAGTTAACAGACATTCCCTCccataattcaagaaaaaggAGATTCTTTTTTAAGAAGTGTTTGTGAGTTGCATGCTTTTGGATTTATGGGGCATCATTAGGAAGGTTTTGTCTCTTATCTTATTTAAGGTGCACTAAATATTTGTAATTAAGCTTTTCCACCACCCCTCCACTTGCTTTTATGTTGGACTTGAAAAGCACATTTGTGTCCTGATATGGGCATTTTGAACAAGGCAATCATTCTTCTTTCATCCATATGTAATGCATTtgcacacacacgcacacacacttacacgtgtgtgtgtgagtttcaTGTTTTCTTGAATGTGCTAGTTTTGAACCTTTTGATgaggttttaaaaaaaaaaccttttgATGAGGTTTGGGGTTATTCAAGATTGGCTCcaattattgcatgaggtgatCTATGATAATTGTAAGAGTTATACTTGTTTCCAAGAATTGGTTActacaaatactccctccgtcccacttcaGGAGTCTCGGTTGACCATCTTTGGGTGTCCCattttaggagtcccgattgaAATATTCCATAATTGGtaataggccccacattccacgtacctttttttcattcatattttattttaaaactaatatataaaagtagtacTCATAGTCCACAATCTTTCTTCACCAACTTtccttaacatttcttaaaactcgtgttgaaCTCAAAtaagactcctaaagtgggactgagggagtatattttactaGGATAAATCAATTTTCTATTGTTTGGAACTTCTTATCCGATTTGAGCCACTTTGAGACTACTCTTTTTGACATACTATTATTTACCGGTCTTTCATTTGAGcctttattttattgaaaatgtgtGATGCCTctttatttatgtttaattgtgTTCTTTGCTACTTTATTGTTATTTTCACTCTGAATTAACTTTGTACTGTTACTCTATCTCtcactattattttatcttgcaagTAGTTTCGTAATGCATGGAAAAAAAAGGAATGGACAAGGAGGGAATGATGCCGGAAAAGCAGGCAAATTTTGTGCACATATGGTTTAGGTATTATGCAATTATTGGTCACAAGTCTTCGATTAACAGCAAAAAAGTTGAAAGCACCCAAATTTTGGTAGTGAATTAAGTGCGACACCCATTTTCATATGCATCACATTAATTTTGGGTAAATAGTTGATTGACGTAGTCCAAAATTGACATAGACCCATGAAAAATATTGGACTAGTGCTCAACTTTTCTTGATATTCTACTGATCTTATAATCATTATGTTATTCTTCTATTCTCATCACTCACCTTATTAGCTGGATAATGCACATAAATCTCTTTTCTTTATTCAACTTGTGACATTTTTTCACTGTTTATGCACACTTGCTTGGTTGTAAATTTGTGATCTTATTCATGGTGGAATGGTGAAGTACATATTCACAAGAAAATTGAATATCTCTTTGCACATTAATCTACAGTGTTCAACTTAAAACTaggagtactagtattttaataGAAAATAGGCATGAATAAATTTAATCCATGGTTGAGTGCAAATTAAAAGTCCAATGAATTtgcaacaaatttaattattggGATATTATTTTCAGAATGTTGGAATTTATTTAAACCAAAAAATATACCAATATACCATTAATTGTGCTTTGTTTTCAAATTTTACGGTGATAAAATCGCCTCATTTTGTGAACGATTATTTCTTTTGTTAATCTATAGTAATATATTTGGGACTTACTTTCTCGGTCTACAATTAATAGTAATGTTTTTAATCTCGCTTCGTCcataaatattaatttcatcCTCGCTCCATTAATAATATtcaaattgttttttatttttatttctcgtatattttattaattttatattaaaatctaTATCATGCTTTATATGAGTATTTGTTTtagtaatatttatttcttcataATAAGTTTTTCATTGATCAATTTTTAAAAGCCTGTTAGTCTCCACATTTCGATTTTTTAGCGGTCGTTTTACTAATGTACTATTAGTAActcattttagattttaaaacgaccacataattaaatttgataGCCTTTGCATGAGTTTATCTATTACTCCATTATTTTCGATTTATTGGTGTGATATTTTACTGCTTTGATGGTTCGTTGAGTCATAGTGGATTGGTCTGCACAATCATAATTCATATTATTGCTAATTGATTGctattttgtttttcaaaaatataattaaattgtgtaatatttaatttgtaaaaCATCGTAAATGAACAAACCTTTATTTCTCAAGCGCAGCTACTTCTAAGTTTATCACATTTTAATAATTCATGTCACGCGCAGCTCTATAaatacatagtaatataaaagCATGCTTTTATTTGTATGCATACGGACTCACACCCACCATATTATATTAATAGCAACTCTAAGATCGAATTCaaatcataaaaatattatctattttcctactattttttttattttcccttgAATGTACGGATGTAGAAATTCTTGATAACCAAGAGATTATGGAAAATTTGTCTATCATCGATGGGACGTTAGCAAAAGTAGAACTACATTAGGGGGAAAAGgtaatcaaattaaaattactactactactactaactaAATATATTGTCTCTACATATTGattaaaatggtaaaaaaagaTCACAAGCCGACTGGAAATATTGGGAAAAGCAGAAAGATACTCCCTCGATTATATGTAAAAGTTGAAACAAATTGATTCCCAAATTCTTCAAAACTTTATGATAGTCAAGATTAATGATTACTTATATTTGTTGTGGACAGTTGGAGTTGATATATATGATAATGATAATTAAAGTTTGTGTAAGACAGTTATTATGTGACTAATGGTAGTGCACGAGGGGTGCCATAGTAAGTGATAATTATCAGAAGCTTTAATAAGAATAGACCAAAGTGAGACTTAGTTAAGTTAAACATGTAATTATTACTTAAGTGCATTCGTTGTTACGGcatgattaattattttttgtattttatctttCATTTCCTTAATCCTTAAGGTTGAGGGAATTAGTGATTTtcaaatcaacatttattgAGATCCGAATTCACTATTCaactatatatttttaataaattacatTTGAGAAATTGTAATTTGTTTTACGATTAAAATTAATTGGCTTAGTACACAGTGCCACACGTCAGTAACACCTAGCAAAACTTTATATTTTTGGTGTCATTATAAAGTAATAAAAGAATATTAAAGTCAAAGCTTGGTTGGCATACATTTTGGATCTTAAATCCACCGGAAAATAAAGTAAACAATGAGAGTATCATTGATCGTTTTGCGTCCGTATTAGTACtagttaatatatttattttcttaagagtttcgataaaaaataaatcaataatatatatatatatatagagggagatgatcaaaataaaaatgcatttaaatccagaaatacagcccaaatcttggctttaggattagatgatctaagggcatcagcagtggggcgccctatggcgtcccacgtcatcagttttatcctccttcccccacctgcagtggggcgccctaaggcgcgccctaaggcgcgccctatggcgcgccacatcatcattttattgttttgtttaattaatttaattgttttcaaataacaagtaacgagtaaataaaaaacgtctaaataacaaatgacgacgcattaataaaaaaaggttacaccattcaacttacaaaaaaaaaacaactaagtcggtgcaattcccaacttccgaaatgaaaccgcgtgccatcgtcagcgtcgatcgtccgcgtagcccatagtgggccggacgatggcctatcgtccgcggccatcgtccgcgtaggccgcaatggagcggacgatgggcatcgtccgcgctatactccgcgcccttagtatagggcgcgacgatcgtccgcagcctatgtcacgcacccgcaatggggcggacgatggcgggcgcggacgatgcgcgccatcgggcgtgccatcgtccgccccattgcggatggcctaatggtcaataattaaccaaaaacacggaaggtcataattaatcaattttaggtcatattataatatttgaatttaatgtcatgctaagatcattttaggccatgctttgttagcatgacctaaaaattaactaactattaCCTAAAAGTGCCcaacgtatgatattgttctgcgtttatgtatttaaatcta
This sequence is a window from Salvia splendens isolate huo1 chromosome 14, SspV2, whole genome shotgun sequence. Protein-coding genes within it:
- the LOC121764862 gene encoding AP2-like ethylene-responsive transcription factor CRL5, with protein sequence MKDINDTTSTTTAAADISNWLGFSLSPHMKMEASAAAAANPSSSAPQNNNFYLSNFAGADFHAPLSVMPLKSDGSLCLMEALSQSQPPPPKLEDFLGAAAAHQEMDFYTHQNHYFSNYNFYQHQIPQIPEEEIAPCLKTWMDHNHHNLTEAAAAPQSLSLSMSPGSQSSCITASLQLSETNESAAMETKKRGAQKLGQQKQTVHRKSIDTFGQRTSQYRGVTRHRWTGRYEAHLWDNSCKKEGQTRKGRQVYLGGYDMEDKAARAYDLAALKYWGPSTHINFGLENYHQELEDMKNMSRQEYVAHLRRKSSGFSRGASIYRGVTRHHQHGRWQARIGRVAGNKDLYLGTFSTQEEAAEAYDIAAIKFRGVNAVTNFDISRYDVEKIMTSNTLPTGEVARRTKEVRSTSEVASIEECHAVEACGSAQVGHISNGCDWKMVLHSDAPVVQAPPGHQGSVGVGTLDVKTLNLGSYQSPTFSVGLHDLMGGLNSSQRVSNATMAPHFSNASSLVTSLSSSREASPDRYGAPNKFVSPPANVGAWIPTAQIRPVSLTTAHMPVFAAWNDA